A window of Methanocaldococcus vulcanius M7 genomic DNA:
ATATTTTTCAACAGATGTTTTTAAATCAATTTCATTGTGCAGTTTATTTATATCATGAAATGTAAATGCGATTAATAGACATTTTAAGAGCATTTTTATGTCTTCATCTTCGTTATTTTCATTTATTAAACCTTTATTTAGCCATTTGTTCTCTAAAACTTTTAAAGAAGGAATTATTCCATTTAAAATATGCATTGGATAACTCATGTCTGGTAAATCCTCCCCTCTAATTTCCCCGCTTCTAACCTTTTCTTCAAATATTCTGCCCCCTTTTGCTGGCTTTAATCGATATTTTTTAAATAAATTAATAAATGCTTTACTAAAATATACTTTTGTTTCATTTTGAAATAGTTTAGTTTTAAATATCTTTTTTGGTTTCACTTTTATTTCCATAATGCCACCATTTTTTGCATCCTCAGTGGTTTAAAATATAAAGTTTGAGATATATAAGTTTAACTATTAACTTTTTTGGTTAAGTTTTTATACGCAACTATAATAAGACATAACTTAACAGGCACTATTAGAACAGATATTTTGGGATACCCATGAAAACACATATAATAAACATAGGATTCCATATAGAGCATATTTACAAACCAATAGCAGAGTATGGAGCGAAAAAAGTAATTCTTGTATATTCAAAGGATAAAGAAGAATATGTAAAAGAAGACGACTTAAAAAAAGTTGATGAATCATTAAAAAAGGCAGAAGAGTTATGTAGTATGTTGGGAATTGAATGTGAGAAAGTTAAAATAAAAGGTATTGAGTTTGAAAAAAATGTTGAAGTTTTGAGAGAAATTATAAAAAAAGAAGATAAAGTAATTGTAAATATCACTGGTGGAAGGAAAATTACATCTCTTGCTCTTCTATATGCTTCACTCTACGAATTTGATAAAGTTTATAAAATTGTTTATGTACATAAAAAGAGAATTATTGAGTTTCCGAAAATAGCTCATCCATTTAAATTAACAAATTTTGAAAGAAAAATTTTAGTATCATTAAATGAAAGAGAAAAAACAATCTCTGAATTGGCAGAAGAATTTAATGTTTCTTTACCAGCAATAATTAAATATGTAAATTCTTTAGAAAATAAAAATCTAATAAAAACGGAAAAAATTGGCAGAAAGCGAATAGTAAGGTTAAATTAATTAGAATGTATTTTAAGCCAACTAAATTTTTGTTTTGAGTTTTTTGTTTTTTAAATTTTTATCTTCAATATTTACAACCATTCCAAATCCCATACTGTTTTTTTCTCCGAAACCGCACTCATAACCGAATTTTATTAAATCATAGTCCCCCCAGATCTTAAATACCATTTCAGAGCACCTACAATAGACCCCCTCTTTAAGCTTCATTCTTTTTGGCTTGTATTTCAAAATTTCGAATTCGAAATCAAGATCACATTTATTGTTGTGGAATAACTCATATTTCTTTTTTAGATTGTTCTTTAAGTTTTCATAAAATTTAGAGTTGTTGGGTAATAAATCATAAGTTTTTAGACCCTCTTCTGTTTCTAACATTGTTTTTAAGTAAATGGGAGATATGGTCTTTAATATATCAAATTTTTTAGGGGGAGAGAGTATTTTTGCTTTGTTTATCAAAAATTCGATAGTTCCGACTCTTAATTTTCCATCTTCCAATAAACCCTCAACAAAATTTTCGATAAACTCACTATTTGGAGATGAAACATATAAATAAGCTTTTCCATCGATGGTCTCTATACCCTCAGGTCTTATAACTCTCCTTTTAACTTGTAATAAAGAGAATGTAAAAAATTTGAAGTTTTGGAAATTGTGTAATCGGTTTGCATAGGTTGGATTTACTGATCTGATTTTATCATATATTGCCGAAGCTAAATAATACTGGTGGTTGTAGGGAATTACTTTAAAGTTTTCAGTTTTTAATTCCAATTCAATCCTCATAATGCCCCTCTATTCCTTTTTAATTTTTTAATTTTTTTAGATTTATTTTTTAGATTTTAGATATTTATTCATGCTATCATGATCCATACTTAACATTTTATCGTAGAGATTTTTTTAACATATTTTTAAATATATTTTTAACAATTTTTATAGTTAAATTCTATAAATAACCATTGGGAAAAATTTTAAATACAGTTTAAATATATATGTTTTGAAATTTTTTAAGTTTTTATCAGTTTTTAATTTTAGGACTTAAACTCTGTTAAGGGATAAATTCCCTTTTTCATAATTCCTATTTCTTTCCATTATTTAGGATCTAAAACATGTTTGGTGTTAAAGATGACAACAGTAATGAAATTTGGTGGAACTTCCGTTGGATCTGGAGAAAGGATTAGAAACGTGGCAAAAATTGTAAAAAATCGAAAGAAAGATGATGAAAATGTGGTAGTGGTTGTTTCAGCGATGAGTGAAGTAACCAACGCACTGGTAAATATATCTCAACAGGCATTAGATGTTAGAGATATTGCAAAAGTAAACACATTTATAAAATTTATAAAAGAGAAACACTTTGAAGCAATAGAAAACGCAATAAAATCAGAAAAAATTAGAGAAGAAGTCAAAAAAATAATAAATGGAAGGATAGACGAGTTAGAAAAGGTTTTGATAGGAGTTGCTTACTTAGGAGAGTTAACCCCAAAATCAAGAGATTATATTTTGTCGTTTGGAGAGCGGTTATCTGCTCCAATATTAAGCGGAGCATTGATAGATTTAGGGGAAAAATCCATTTCGTTAGAAGGAGGAGAAGCAGGTATCATAACTGATAATAATTTTGGAAACGCGCGAGTTAAAAGATTGGAGGTTAAAGAAAGATTATCTCCATTATTAAAAGAAGGAATCATCCCAGTGATAACAGGGTTTATTGGAAATACTGAAGAGGGATATATAACAACATTAGGTAGAGGAGGAAGTGATTACTCCGCCTCTTTAATTGGTTATGGACTTGATGCGGATATTATAGAGATATGGACAGATGTTAGTGGAGTTTACACAACTGATCCAAGATTGGTTCCAACTGCTAAGAGGATTCCAAAAATAAGTTATATTGAAGCAATGGAGTTGGCATACTTTGGGGCAAAAGTTTTACATCCAAGAACAATTGAGCCAGCGATGGAGAAAAATATCCCAATATTGGTAAAAAATACATTTGATCCAGAGAATGAAGGGACATTGATAACGAACGATATGGAGATGAGCGATAGCATAGTTAAGGCAGTATCTGCAATAAAAAATGTTGCTTTAATAAATATTTTCGGAGCAGGAATGGTCGGAGTTAGTGGAACAGCAGCAAGAATATTTAAGGCATTGGGAGAGGAAGATGTTAACGTTATATTAATAAGCCAGGGATCTTCTGAAACAAACATTTCACTTGTGGTTGGAGAAGATGACGTTGAAAAAGCATTAAAAGCATTAAAAAGAGAGTTTGGGGATTTTGGTAAAAAAACATTTTTGAATAATAATCTCATAAGAGATGTAAGCGTCGATAAGGATGTTTGTGTTATTTCAGTTGTAGGGGCAGGAATGAGAGGAGCAAAGGGCATAGCAGGGAAGATATTTACTACGGTCTCAGAGAGTGGAGCAAATATAAAGATGATCGCTCAGGGATCTTCGGAAGTGAACATATCGTTTGTTATAGATGAAGAAAACTTATTAAACTGTGTTAAAAAGTTGCATGAAAAATTTATTGACAACCAATAAAAAACTTGGGATTAAATTTGTTTTGATTAATTAACAGGGTGAAGATATTGAACAACAAAGAAAAGGCAAGAGAGATCTACAAGAAAGGCGTAGAAATTGGAAACGCTGGAGATGTCGAAAAGGCCTTGGAGTATTTTAGCAAAGCAATTGAGTTAGATCCTCTCTACAAAGATGCATACTTTAACAAGGCATTAGCACTTAGAATGTTAGGTAGGTTGGATGAAGCAAGGGACTGGTTTCTTAAAGGATTAGCAATTCAAGAAAAATTAGATTTAAAAAGTTTAAAAAAAGAAAAAAGTAATCATCTTAAATGAAAACAAATTCCAGAAGGAATTTTTTCAACACCTCTTTCAGTTCCCAAGATTATTCCATCAAGATCTATATCATAAACTTTTCCAGACACGTATCTGTTATTTGGGAGCATTATCTTAACAAATTTTCCAATTGTTAAAGAATAACGCCTATAAATAGAAAGAATTTCATTTTCATCTAAATCTCTATTTTTAATTTTTGAGATATAATCTTCTAAAAGTTTTAAAATTTCATTGAGAAGTTCCATTTTGTCAATTTCTTTACCACAAATATCCTTTAAAGAAACTGCAATTTCTTCGATCTCCTTTCTTATTGTGTTGTTGACATCTACGCCAACTCCAACGATCACTCTATCTCCACATCTTTCAGTTAGAATTCCACAGATCTTTTTATATTTTCCATTTACACAAACCATTATATCGTTTGGAAATTTTATTCCGATCTTATCTTTGTTATTATTTGGAAGATATTTTTTTAGAGTTTCTAATACACAAATTGGTGCTAAAATGTTAATAATCTTTGGATCGCAGGTTTTTACATCCAATATTAAAGAAAAATACAGCCCCCCTTCGTCAGAATACCAAACTCTACCCCATCTCCCTCTACCGCTACTCTGCCTCTCGGCCACTATAACTACTCCACTTTCCCCTTCTTTTGCAAGTTTTTTAGCATAATTGTTTGTTGAGTCAAGTTCTTTAAATGAAACAACCTTCATATCTCTCACTTGATTGATAATTCTTTTACTTTGTTTTTTATATCTTCACTTTCCATTATTGAAGATCCTATTAAAACGGCATCAGTAAATTTTAGAATGTAATTTAATTGATCTTTTGTGTAAACTCCACTTTCCCCAATTTTTAATTTATTTTTTGGGATAAGAGGGGAGAGTTTTTCAGTTGTCGAGAGATCTATCTTTAATGTTTTTAAATTTCTATTATTTATCCCTATAATCTCAGCTCCTGCTTCCAAGGCAGTATCTAATTCCTCCTCATTGTGTATCTCAACCAAGCATTCAAGGTCATTTTCTTTTGCATAATCTAAAAACTCTCCAAGTCGATCTTTTAGTGTAGAAACAATTAACAAAACCGCATTTGCCCCTATCTCTCTCGCTACTTCTATCTGGTAGAAATCAATAATAAAATCCTTCATTAAAATTGGCACATTAACCTTTCTTGCAATAATTAAATTCTTATAACTTCCTTTAAAGTATTTTGGCTCAGTAAGAACTGAAAGGGCTGTTGCTCCTCCTTCTACCATCTCATTGGCTATTTTTTCAACATCTTCATGTGATATTTCTCTAATATCTCCCTTAGATGGAGATGATGGTTTTATTTCGGTAATTAATGGGTTTTTATATTTTTTTGCATTTTTTATTTCCTTTGACAATTTCAATTTACGCTTTTCTTCCAACTCTAAATTTAATTCATTAATAAAATCTTTTAAAATCCTGATTGTGTTATTTCTCTTCTCAATTTCGACTATTTTTTTTCTATTTTCTACGATTTCATCCAATACTGACATAACTCTCAACCACTTTTATTATTTAAGTCAATAAGGTAAAAAATAGCAAAATCGGGAATACCAAATTTAGAATCGAAAAATTAATAAAAAATAAATAAATAAAACAAATTATTCCTCTGGTTTTTCTTCTTTTTCTTCCTCTTTTTCTGTCAACATGCTTTTAAGTGGAGGAGTTTTAGTTTCTTTCTTCTCCTTTATAAGTTTCTCAATAATAACATTTTTTGGAGTTATTAAAAGATGCTCATCTCCCAAAGCCAAAAGCATTCCTCCAAACTTAGCGACTTCATTTCTCATCTTTCTTATTATTTCCACAAATTCATCGTCTATCTCTTTTTCTAAGTTTGGAGTTTTAGCTATAACAATGTAGCCAGCTTCTGCTAAAACTATCGCGTTTATTGCATCTTTTTCATCCTCTATACTACATACCTTTATCGTGATTTTTTCCTCTTCCACAGTAGATATTGGAATCTCTTCTATCTCTTCTAAATAGTCATCTATTGATACAGGGCTTGGTGTTGATATATTTTCTCCTCTTCCCTTATTTAATAACTGCTTTAATTTTTTTAACATTGATCCTCACCTTTTTAAGTATTTAACTATTGCATTTATGAGATCTGGAATTCCTTCGAGAGTTTTTGCAGATACAAATATTGGCGAGTTGTTTAATCTCCTCTCAACATACTCTCTCAACTGTTCTTTCTCCTCTGCATTTAATAAATCACATTTATTAATTACAACTATAATAGGTTTTTGGTATCTGAATTTTAAGATGTGGTGTAATTTCTCAGAACTTCTCAGCAACCCAACCGTACCATCAATTATATGCAAGATCATATCTGCTTCATTTATCTCTTTAAAGGTCTTTTCTAATATTTTAGGAGTCATAATTGGAGATTGGCTATCACTTTTTGCATAGAGCCCTCCAAGATCTACAAAAATTAATTTCGCGAATTCTGGCTCTTCCTTTACTCTACCAATTTTAAACTTTCCCCAATATTTTTTTATAGGCATTTTAGTAGTCCCTGCAACTTCGGAAACCATAGAAACATGTTTTCCAAACAGAGCATTCATTATGGATGATTTTCCTACATTTTCCGCCCCTACAATTGCTATTTTAAACTCTTGCATAGTCCCACAAGATTTTTATACCTATTAATTAACCTAATTAATTAATATCAATATTCTCTAATTTTTCATAATTTTTTACATAATTTAAGATATTTTCCAACTTTAAGCTTTTTAATAATAAGTATTTGATACGTTAGGTAAAAACCCAAAACAAAATTTAAAGAATATCAATGTCCTCACACAATTTTGGAGCCAATGAATGATGCTCTGCCAACCCCAATGCCGAAACTGCACCGATAATTCCCCCTTCTCCCTTAACTGGGACTATTTTAATATTATTTCTTAGAGCTATTGATTTTGCCTCTTCCAATTTTACCATTTCCTTTTTTGCCTTTAACGCAAAGAGTTTCATGCTCTTAGATGGAAATAATCCATAATAAACTGCCATTGCTGTTTCATCAGATAAACTCTTTTTTTCCAATATTTTTTTAATAAACCTATCTAACTTATATTTGTATTCCGGATAAACAGCAAAACTTAAAGCAATAGAGACACAATTTTGTGTTTTATTTGGATTTCCAGGATATAATTGGACGATAGTATGATCTAAATAGTATCCGAGATTTTTTCTCTCAACCTCCAGCCCAATTTCATGAGCCAAAACCCAGGTTGCTCCTTCTTCTTTTGTATCAGTATCATCAATTCCAACAATGACCTTTTCCATCTTTGGCGTTATTACCTCAGCCCTTCCTAATTTTGATCCTCCACCCCTTTCAAGCACTTTAACTTCAAGAACATTTTCAGCCCCTTTTCTCAGTTCAGTGCCAACACCGCCCCCTGCCAACCCAGCATAAACAATATGAACCTTATTATCTTCAACATACACCTCCTCTATTCCAGCCGCTGACAGTGAAGGGACTAAATTTAACTTTTCTTTTCCTATCTTACTTACAAAATGATGCTTATTCCCCTCTCTCCAAGCTGATAAAATTAGTGGAGAGGTTCTTTTATATTGATAAATAACCCATTCGCTTCCATTGGGACAAGGATGTTCTTCAACCAACTCCACGAGATTTAAGGCATCA
This region includes:
- the csa3 gene encoding CRISPR-associated CARF protein Csa3; its protein translation is MKTHIINIGFHIEHIYKPIAEYGAKKVILVYSKDKEEYVKEDDLKKVDESLKKAEELCSMLGIECEKVKIKGIEFEKNVEVLREIIKKEDKVIVNITGGRKITSLALLYASLYEFDKVYKIVYVHKKRIIEFPKIAHPFKLTNFERKILVSLNEREKTISELAEEFNVSLPAIIKYVNSLENKNLIKTEKIGRKRIVRLN
- a CDS encoding biotin--[acetyl-CoA-carboxylase] ligase; its protein translation is MKVVSFKELDSTNNYAKKLAKEGESGVVIVAERQSSGRGRWGRVWYSDEGGLYFSLILDVKTCDPKIINILAPICVLETLKKYLPNNNKDKIGIKFPNDIMVCVNGKYKKICGILTERCGDRVIVGVGVDVNNTIRKEIEEIAVSLKDICGKEIDKMELLNEILKLLEDYISKIKNRDLDENEILSIYRRYSLTIGKFVKIMLPNNRYVSGKVYDIDLDGIILGTERGVEKIPSGICFHLR
- a CDS encoding indole-3-glycerol phosphate synthase TrpC, coding for MSVLDEIVENRKKIVEIEKRNNTIRILKDFINELNLELEEKRKLKLSKEIKNAKKYKNPLITEIKPSSPSKGDIREISHEDVEKIANEMVEGGATALSVLTEPKYFKGSYKNLIIARKVNVPILMKDFIIDFYQIEVAREIGANAVLLIVSTLKDRLGEFLDYAKENDLECLVEIHNEEELDTALEAGAEIIGINNRNLKTLKIDLSTTEKLSPLIPKNKLKIGESGVYTKDQLNYILKFTDAVLIGSSIMESEDIKNKVKELSIK
- the mmp11 gene encoding methanogenesis marker protein 11 encodes the protein MSIHYKRIIAMVDDALNLVELVEEHPCPNGSEWVIYQYKRTSPLILSAWREGNKHHFVSKIGKEKLNLVPSLSAAGIEEVYVEDNKVHIVYAGLAGGGVGTELRKGAENVLEVKVLERGGGSKLGRAEVITPKMEKVIVGIDDTDTKEEGATWVLAHEIGLEVERKNLGYYLDHTIVQLYPGNPNKTQNCVSIALSFAVYPEYKYKLDRFIKKILEKKSLSDETAMAVYYGLFPSKSMKLFALKAKKEMVKLEEAKSIALRNNIKIVPVKGEGGIIGAVSALGLAEHHSLAPKLCEDIDIL
- a CDS encoding tetratricopeptide repeat protein, with product MNNKEKAREIYKKGVEIGNAGDVEKALEYFSKAIELDPLYKDAYFNKALALRMLGRLDEARDWFLKGLAIQEKLDLKSLKKEKSNHLK
- the cas6 gene encoding CRISPR-associated endoribonuclease Cas6 gives rise to the protein MRIELELKTENFKVIPYNHQYYLASAIYDKIRSVNPTYANRLHNFQNFKFFTFSLLQVKRRVIRPEGIETIDGKAYLYVSSPNSEFIENFVEGLLEDGKLRVGTIEFLINKAKILSPPKKFDILKTISPIYLKTMLETEEGLKTYDLLPNNSKFYENLKNNLKKKYELFHNNKCDLDFEFEILKYKPKRMKLKEGVYCRCSEMVFKIWGDYDLIKFGYECGFGEKNSMGFGMVVNIEDKNLKNKKLKTKI
- the sepF gene encoding cell division protein SepF, coding for MLKKLKQLLNKGRGENISTPSPVSIDDYLEEIEEIPISTVEEEKITIKVCSIEDEKDAINAIVLAEAGYIVIAKTPNLEKEIDDEFVEIIRKMRNEVAKFGGMLLALGDEHLLITPKNVIIEKLIKEKKETKTPPLKSMLTEKEEEKEEKPEE
- a CDS encoding Era-like GTP-binding protein codes for the protein MQEFKIAIVGAENVGKSSIMNALFGKHVSMVSEVAGTTKMPIKKYWGKFKIGRVKEEPEFAKLIFVDLGGLYAKSDSQSPIMTPKILEKTFKEINEADMILHIIDGTVGLLRSSEKLHHILKFRYQKPIIVVINKCDLLNAEEKEQLREYVERRLNNSPIFVSAKTLEGIPDLINAIVKYLKR
- a CDS encoding aspartate kinase: MTTVMKFGGTSVGSGERIRNVAKIVKNRKKDDENVVVVVSAMSEVTNALVNISQQALDVRDIAKVNTFIKFIKEKHFEAIENAIKSEKIREEVKKIINGRIDELEKVLIGVAYLGELTPKSRDYILSFGERLSAPILSGALIDLGEKSISLEGGEAGIITDNNFGNARVKRLEVKERLSPLLKEGIIPVITGFIGNTEEGYITTLGRGGSDYSASLIGYGLDADIIEIWTDVSGVYTTDPRLVPTAKRIPKISYIEAMELAYFGAKVLHPRTIEPAMEKNIPILVKNTFDPENEGTLITNDMEMSDSIVKAVSAIKNVALINIFGAGMVGVSGTAARIFKALGEEDVNVILISQGSSETNISLVVGEDDVEKALKALKREFGDFGKKTFLNNNLIRDVSVDKDVCVISVVGAGMRGAKGIAGKIFTTVSESGANIKMIAQGSSEVNISFVIDEENLLNCVKKLHEKFIDNQ